One genomic window of bacterium includes the following:
- a CDS encoding carbonic anhydrase, with amino-acid sequence MKAKIATAVFGTMLGIALPLCAEEARGVAADEALARLMDGNRRFVEMKLAHPEQDVACRTTLAKGQQPFAVILGCSDSRVPPEVIFDQGLGDLFVVRVAGNVADDIGIASMEYAVEHLGSRLIVVLGHERCGAVTAAVKGGELPGHLPALMAALKPAVEKARGGEGDAVEAAVAANVAATVALLRESKPILAEMVEKGEIRIVGARYDLDSGEVALVR; translated from the coding sequence ATGAAGGCAAAGATCGCGACCGCTGTGTTCGGGACGATGCTCGGCATTGCGTTGCCGCTGTGCGCCGAGGAGGCCAGGGGAGTTGCCGCGGACGAGGCCCTTGCGCGGCTCATGGACGGCAACCGGCGCTTCGTCGAGATGAAGCTCGCGCACCCCGAGCAGGACGTGGCGTGCCGGACGACCCTGGCGAAAGGCCAGCAGCCGTTCGCCGTCATCCTCGGCTGCTCCGACTCCCGCGTCCCGCCGGAGGTGATCTTCGACCAGGGCCTCGGCGATCTCTTCGTGGTCCGCGTCGCCGGCAACGTCGCCGACGACATCGGCATCGCGAGCATGGAGTACGCGGTCGAGCACCTCGGCTCGCGGCTGATCGTCGTGCTCGGGCACGAGCGCTGCGGCGCGGTGACGGCCGCGGTCAAGGGCGGCGAGCTCCCCGGCCACCTGCCGGCCCTGATGGCGGCGCTCAAGCCGGCCGTCGAGAAGGCCAGGGGCGGGGAAGGGGACGCCGTGGAGGCCGCCGTGGCCGCCAACGTCGCCGCCACGGTCGCCCTGCTGCGCGAGTCCAAGCCGATCCTGGCGGAGATGGTCGAGAAGGGCGAGATCAGGATCGTCGGCGCCCGCTACGACCTGGACAGCGGCGAGGTGGCGCTGGTCAGGTAG
- a CDS encoding NADP-dependent isocitrate dehydrogenase codes for MTKIRVQNPIVELDGDEMTRIIWQLVKEKLILPFLDVRLEYYDLGLLNRDATEDQVTREAAAAIARHGVGVKCATITPSMAQVTEFKLKKAWPSPNGTIRGALDGTVFRKPIICPNIPTAVRSWVKPIAIGRHAYGDIYNNREYLVPGPGKAELVFTPAEGGEPVRITIHDFGGPGVIMGMHNTAKSIRSFARACMNYALAEGVDLWFATKDTISKTYHTLFKTIFAEEAAARAGEFRTLGISYRYMLIDDAVAQIVKHPGGILWACMNYDGDVQSDMVAAGFGSLGMMTSVLVSPDGKFEYEAAHGTVSRHYRDHLAGRETSTNSVATIFAWSGAIRKRGDLDGTDKVVAFADRIEQAVLGCIAGGVMTRDLARIIHGTMDPPRESWVDTAGFIDAVAARLQR; via the coding sequence ATGACGAAGATCCGCGTGCAGAACCCGATCGTCGAGCTGGACGGCGACGAGATGACCCGCATCATCTGGCAGCTCGTGAAGGAGAAGCTGATCCTGCCGTTCCTCGACGTGCGGCTCGAGTACTACGACCTCGGGCTGCTCAACCGCGACGCGACTGAAGATCAGGTCACCCGCGAGGCGGCGGCGGCGATCGCCCGGCACGGCGTCGGGGTCAAGTGCGCCACCATCACGCCGAGCATGGCGCAGGTGACGGAGTTCAAGCTCAAGAAGGCCTGGCCGAGCCCGAACGGCACGATCCGCGGCGCGCTCGACGGCACGGTCTTCCGCAAGCCGATCATCTGCCCGAACATCCCGACGGCGGTCCGCAGCTGGGTCAAGCCCATCGCCATCGGCCGCCACGCCTACGGCGACATCTACAACAACCGCGAGTACCTCGTGCCCGGGCCCGGGAAGGCCGAGCTGGTCTTCACGCCCGCGGAGGGCGGCGAGCCGGTGCGGATCACGATCCACGACTTCGGCGGCCCCGGCGTGATCATGGGGATGCACAACACGGCGAAGTCGATCCGCTCGTTCGCCCGCGCCTGCATGAACTACGCGCTTGCCGAGGGCGTCGACCTCTGGTTCGCGACCAAGGACACGATCAGCAAGACCTACCACACGCTCTTCAAGACCATCTTCGCGGAGGAGGCGGCCGCGCGCGCCGGCGAGTTCCGGACGCTCGGCATCTCGTATCGCTACATGCTCATCGACGACGCCGTGGCGCAGATCGTCAAGCACCCGGGGGGCATCCTCTGGGCCTGCATGAACTACGACGGCGACGTCCAGAGCGACATGGTCGCGGCGGGCTTCGGCTCGCTGGGCATGATGACCTCGGTCCTCGTCTCGCCGGACGGGAAGTTCGAGTACGAGGCCGCGCACGGCACCGTCAGCCGCCACTACCGCGATCACCTCGCGGGCCGCGAGACGAGCACGAACTCGGTGGCGACGATCTTCGCGTGGTCGGGGGCGATCCGCAAGCGCGGCGACCTCGACGGCACGGACAAGGTCGTCGCGTTCGCCGACCGCATCGAGCAGGCGGTCCTCGGCTGCATCGCCGGCGGCGTGATGACGCGCGATCTCGCCCGCATCATCCACGGCACGATG